The Kwoniella dendrophila CBS 6074 chromosome 3, complete sequence genome contains a region encoding:
- a CDS encoding translation initiation factor IF-2: MALPANPCRCCRGLFHKLGSASSRRQFTSTSNTLSERSERGGEGFKLPSRDWSVKPPAQSSNRNESGSKRGPRDERGPRRNTRGGLGERDSLGGPSNRKPFGRDRGDINNNGRGPNKWGSAREGPKGDGINLSFGFGLKSSKGKDPESKGNGTISDLIDKTRKSDRLNRQSTLQNSSNSGNKGTSIFGDLLTGNKRDNRSSLDRNQNRDAGSKEDKSDNDSTSTGSQEILVEDGGETDDFIGGRKGHGHVHGVRDRRNTSHHRRDSGGSLLSRLSENEEYSLSTNKSHNIKSSDLHPSSSNSNHNTHKPKLLKPKIVIQQQEKQVYIPRTISVANLAKIFNVKLFSLQTRMLRLDMSEDQRRSDYLLNAEQACNIAIEHGFDPVVDDEASFDIYPDPDTTDGTVHPLRPPVVTIMGHVDHGKTTLLDSLRKTSVAAGEAGGITQHIGAFSVPLSSLLPAGTIANSSSPSTITFLDTPGHAAFTAMRARGASVTDIVVLVVAADDGVMPQTKEVLELVKNEGDEKVGLVVAINKCDKPGIDFDKVKSALGSEGIHLEEDGGDIPSVKVSGLNKLGLDDLVETLSTLAEIRDLRARNKGKAEGYVLESRVDKGRGNIATVLVTKGILKTGSSIVAGQTWCKVRQMQDDKGKSIKEALPGMPVTITGWKELPFAGDELLESIKGEDEAKKAISNRKRDEERKKLMNDVEQINLKRKEERLRLEAEQLAQEALESGQNLQDSETLPKLPKEVEKKELRLVIKADVSGTVEAVVGSLEHIGNKEAGVKIVHTGVGEVSESDITLAEASDATIIGFNVSASRSIQSKAKSLQVPLELESVIYRLIDTVRKKVAGLLPPKIEYSVKGEATVQQLFSINIKRKESITIAGCRINNGILNRTESVRLLRGPNRDIIFEGEIETLKHLKKEVQEVRKGMECGIALQGFTDIKEGDEIITFTKIEVPREL; this comes from the exons ATGGCCTTACCTGCAAATCCCTGTAGATGCTGTAGGGGGCTATTTCACAAGCTGGGCTCAGCTAGTAGTAGAAGGCAATTCACCTCAACTTCTAATACTCTTTCGGAAAGATCGGAACGTGGTGGAGAAGGTTTCAAGCTTCCTTCGAGGGATTGGTCTGTAAAGCCTCCTGCCCAATCAAGTAATAGGAAtgaatcaggatcaaaaAGAGGCCCAAGGGACGAAAGAGGCCCCAGGAGGAATACCAGAGGAGGATTGGGCGAGAGAG ACTCATTGGGCGGACCAAGTAATCGGAAACCTTTCGGTAGAGATAGAGGAGATATTAACAACAATGGTCGAGGACCTAATAAATGGGGTTCCGCTAGAGAAGGACCAAAAGGTGATGGGATCAATTTATCATTCGGATTCGGGttaaaatcatcaaaaggtaaagatccAGAATCAAAAGGAAATGGTACGATTAGTGATCTGATAGACAAAACAAGGAAATCAGATCGTCTAAATAGACAATCGACATTGCAAAATAGTAGCAACAGTGGAAATAAAGGTACTTCGATATTTGGGGATCTGTTAACTGGTAACAAGAGAGATAACAGGAGTAGTTTAGACCGGAATCAGAATAGAGATGCAGGctctaaagaagataaatcagataatgaCTCAACTTCAACAGGATCACAAGAAATCCTTGTAGAAGATGGAGGTGAAACGGATGATTTCATAGGTGGAAGAAAAGGACATGGACATGTACATGGTGTaagagatagaagaaataCAAGTCATCATAGAAGAGATTCAGGTGGATCGTTATTATCTAGGTtaagtgaaaatgaagaatacTCACTATCGACCAACAAATCACATAATATCAAATCTTCAGATCTTCacccttcatcatcaaacagtAATCACAACACGCATAAACCGAAATTGTTAAAACCAAAGATAGTtattcaacaacaagaaaaacaagtttATATACCAAGAACGATTAGTGTAGCAAATTTAGCAAAAATATTCAATGTGAAATTATTCAGTTTACAAACTAGAATGTTGAGATTAGATATGTCAGAAGATCAACGTAGATCAGATTATCTATTAAATGCCGAACAAGCTTGTAATATCGCTATTGAACATGGTTTTGAtcctgttgttgatgatgaagctagtTTTGATATTTATCCAGA TCCCGATACAACAGATGGAACTGTACATCCCCTCAGACCTCCTGT AGTTACTATCATGGGTCATGTAGATCATGGTAAAACGACACTCCTTGATTCCCTACGTAAGACTTCTGTAGCCGCAGGAGAAGCAGGTGGGATTACACAGCATATTGGTGCTTTCTCCGTACCACTTTCATCGCTTTTGCCTGCTGGTACTATAgccaattcatcatcaccatcgaCAATTACATTTCTAGATACACCTGGACATGCAGCATTCACAGCAATGAGAGCTAGAGGAGCATCAGTCACAGATATAGTAGTTTTAGTCGTCGCTGCAGATGATGGTGTAATGCCACAAACGAAAGAAGTTTTagaattagttaaaaatgaaggtgatgaaaaagttggtttAGTTGTAGCAATAAACAAATGTGATAAACCTGGTATAGATTTCgataaagttaaatctgCTTTAGGATCAGAAGGTATTcatttagaagaagatggcgGTGATATACCAAGTGTAAAAGTCTCTGGATTGAATAAATTAGGTTTGGATGATTTGGTAGAAACGCTTTCAACACTAGCTGAAATTAGAGATTTAAGAGCAagaaataaaggtaaagctgaaggttACGTCCTAGAATCTAGAGTTGACAAAGGTAGAGG AAACATCGCAACTGTTCTAGTTACAAAAGGTATACTCAAAACAGGATCATCTATTGTAGCAGGACAAACATGGTGTAAAGTTAGACAAATGCAAGATGATaaaggaaaatcaatcaaagaagcATTACCTGGTATGCCAGTTACGATTACAGGATGGAAAGAATTACCCTTTGCTggtgatgaattattagaatctataaaaggtgaagatgaagctaaaaaagcaaTTTCAAATCgaaaaagagatgaagaaaggaaaaaattgatgaatgatgttgaacaAATTaacttgaaaagaaaagaagaaagattaagattagaagctgaacaattaGCTCAAGAAGCTTTGGAATCGGGTCAGAATTTACAAGATTCCGAAACATTACCTAAGTTACCGAAggaggtagaaaagaaagagttAAGATTGGTAATCAAAGCTGATGTTAGTGGTACAGTAGAAGCTGTTGTTGGATCCCTAGAACatataggtaataaagaagcAGGTGTAAAAATCGTACATACTGGTGTTGGTGAAGTTTCAGAATCTGATATcactttagctgaagcttcTGATG CTACTATTATTGGATTCAACGTTTCGgcatcaagatcaattcagtcaaaagcaaaatcattGCAAGTACCATTAGAACTGGAGTCTGTTATATATAGATTAATAGATACAGTGCGAAAGAAGGTTGCAGgattattaccacctaaaattgaatattcagttaaaggtgaagctaCCGTACAACAATTATTctcaatcaacatcaagagaaaagaatCCATCACGATAGCAGGTTGCAGAATCAATAATGGTATATTAAACAGAACAGAATCAGTGAGATTATTAAGAGGTCCAAATAGAGATATTatatttgaaggtgaaattgaaactTTGAAACACCTGAAAAAGGAAGTTCAAGAAGTTAGAAAAGGTATGGAATGTGGTATCGCTTTACAAGGTTTTACAGATattaaagaaggtgatgagatCATTACGTTTACTAAGATTGAAGTACCTAGAGAGTTGTAG